DNA sequence from the Mesotoga infera genome:
CTGGAAGCCTTCGCTCGCGAAGAAAGCCGGCAAGGAACTGATGAAGGCCGAGGTTGAGGCCACGATATTTAACTACGCTATCTGGTGCTGGCCGCATCTTTCCGTGATGGCCTCGCTTTATGCACCAGGCCCCTTCCTCACCTATGGACAGATCAATCCCTCTTACCCGGGTATGGTAGGCCAGCTGGCGGCAGCAGGTGCCCTAGAACAGGTCGGAATAATGCCTGAAAGGGTATGGGGCAATCCAGAAGATTCGGATGTAATTGAAAGAGTAATGCACTTCTTGAGGGCTGCTTCGGCGGCCGCAAGGCTGAAAGGTGAAAGATACGGGATGTTCGGCGGCCGCCCGATGGGAATGTACACGGCTTCGGCCAACGGTGATCAGTGGCTTAAGGAGTTCGGTGTCGATGTGGAACAGATCGACCAGTATGAACTGGTAGTCAGGGCGGAAAAAGTACCAAAAGACGTCACAAAAGCAGCTAGAGAGTGGCTTGAAAAGCTTGCAACTGTAAAGTACGACGGCAAACAGCTTACACCTGAAAAACTGGAGAAGCAGATCGCGCTCTACGAGGCCGCGCTCAGTATCATAAAAGAGTACGAGCTGGATTTTGTTGGCTTCAAAGGTCAGCCCGAGATGACGAACAACTACGCAACGATGGACATAGTAGAGGCCTTCCTCAATGATCCGTACGACTGGCACGGTTCAAAGGAAACAATCGTTGCGGCTACCGAAACGGACATGGATGGAGCTCTGACCATGGAGATCTTCAAGCATATTGCTCAGTCTCCAGTTCTATTTGCAGACGTGAGACATTACTTCGAAGAAGAAAACCTGCTAGATCTCTGTAACTCGGGCACGCACGCGACTTATTTTGCAGGAAAATCTATGAATCCCGAAGACAATCTCAAACACGTAGAACTGTATCCCGAGGACTTCTACTTCCCTGCAGGAGGAGCTGCCGTAAAGCATTTCGCGGCACCTGGGCGAGTTACCCTTGCCAGGCTTGCGAGACAGAACGGCGAGTACATCATGACAATAGTACCGGGAGAGTTCGTTAAGCTCTCCGAAGCCGAAGAGAAGAAGCTGTCGGAGAAGGTCCAGATCGAATGGCCGCATGCATATGTGAAGCTGGATACGGACATGGAAACCTTCCTGAGATACTACCCGTGCAACCACACTCACGGTGTCTACGGCGATTTTGTAGAGGAACTGGTACAGTTCTGTGATATAAAAGGTATTGATTACCAGATTCTTGCAGAGTAAACTGCATTTCAAGACATATAGTTTCTTAAGAAAGGAGCCTGATAATGTTATACATTGACGGTATTTGCGAAAAGAGCGTTGAACTCGTTAAACAACCGGTTTTTGCCGGAATCACCACTAACCCTACAATACTGAAAAGAGATAGGCCGGGATGGGGTCTTATGGATGCAATGAAATTCCTCTCAAAGGTCCCGGGCGAGAGACACTTCGTTCAGGGTAGCCTCTCTTCGACCGATTGGATTCAAAAGGTGAAGGAATTCATAAAGAAGAGCGATTTCGATCCCGAATTCTTTATAATCAAACTGCCCTGGGATCCGCAGAAGGCTTCTACTATCGTCCCTCAGCTGAACGATATTGGAGTTGGAGTTTGTGCTACGGCCGTTTACACTTTACAGCAGTACTACGCAGCGGTCAGTATGGAAGTTGAGTATGTGGCCGTGTACTTCGACAGAATGATGAAGGCGAGTATAGATCCCGACTCGAGAATCACAGAGATGCTCGACATTGGCGACTGGCATTCAAACGCCCCTAGAATCATAGCGGCCAGCATCAAGGACATCGAGAGCGCCAACAAGCTAATCTCGCTTGGCGTTCATGATCTCACCTTGCCGATCGAAATCGCAGCCGAGTACATTAAAGGCAGTTTCCCGGCAGACGATCTCAACAGATTCGAGGAAGACTTCAAGTTATGAACGATCGGTCAAAACAGGTTCTTTGCTCCGGAGAGATTCTCTTCGATTTCATCTCGAGAGAACCTATGAAAGGCCTGGAGGGCACCACCCTGTTTGAAAAGAAACCGGGTGGTGCACCTTTCAACATATCTGTCGGTCTTCACAGACTGGGAGTTCCTATGGAATTTCTCGCCAAAATCGGCATGGACGAGTTTGGTAGCGCGCTTCTCGATTATCTTAAGTCTCTTGGAATATCTACCGGTTACGTGATTAGAGAACAGGGAACGAAGACACCTATAGCCTTTGCGGCTTTGGACGATGAGGGGAAGCCTGAATTCAGATTCTACTGGGATCACGCAGCCCATCTGTCACTCAAGTCAGAAGAAATAAGAGAGATAGACCCTCTGAACTTTTCTCTTTTCCATTTTGGCGCGATAGTTCTCCTTGAAGAGCCGTCGGCATCCACTTATCTGGAACTGTTCGAAAGGTTCAGTTCAAGAGGAGTCAAAACTTCATTCGACCCCAACATTCGAAGAAGCGCAATAGAAGATCACGATTCATTCAGGACCATAGTCAGAGAAATCATATCCAGGGTCGACATTCTCAAGCTCAGCGACGACGATCTGCTATATATATGTGACAGCGACAATCTCGATGAGGCTCTGTCTCGGCTCGAAGTCAGACCGGACACGCTCGTCTTTATCACCCTCGGAAGCAGAGGATCCACTGTTTATCGCGGAAAGACATCCGTGAGGAGAGAGGGTTTCAAAGTAAGAGTGGCCGAGACCACCGGTTGCGGGGACTCTTTCATGGCCGCAGTAATCTCGAGGCTCTACAATATGGACGACGAAGAACTGCGTGATCTTACCGAAGAAGATCTGGGAAGCATTCTCGCTTTTGCCAACGCAGAGGCGGCGATCGTCGCGACAAGATATGGCGGAGCAAGCTCAATGCCAACCGAAAGCGAAGTGAACCAGTTCCTGAAGGAGCGGGGTGTAGATCGTTGATCGGATTCCTCGCAATAGACATCGGCGCCTCCAGCGGCAAGGCCTTCGTCGGAAAGTATGGTCGAAAGAGGCTGGTTCTGGAAGAAGTACATCGCTTTTCGAATGAGCCTATTCATGTCGCGGGTTCGACTCACTGGAACCTCATTTCTCTTTACAGGAATGTCTTGGACAGCATTAAGGTGGCTTCAGCTCTGGGAATTGAGATTCGCAGCGTAGGAATTGACACCTGGGGAGTGGATTTCGGTCTCATCGACAGTTCCGGCTCGATTCAGGGCGATCCCAGACATTACAGAGATATGTTCAAAGACGATTCCATGGATTACGCAATAAAGAAGGCCGGTAAGCGATGGATCTTCGACAGAGCTCCAACACAGTTTCAGCCATTCAACACTCTATACCAGCTTATATCTCTAAAGCGCAAGAACAGCCGTCACCTTAAGAAGGCAGATGCCCTCCTCCCGATGCCTTCACTCCTGACATATTTCCTCACAGGAGAGAAACTGACAGAATTCACTTTCGCCACAACTACACAGATCTTCGATCCCGATCGGAATGGTTGGAGTGATGAGCTGATGAGTTTCTTCGATCTACCCGAGATAATGACTCCTATTGTAGATCCCGGGGAAATCGCCGGAGAA
Encoded proteins:
- a CDS encoding fucose isomerase encodes the protein WKPSLAKKAGKELMKAEVEATIFNYAIWCWPHLSVMASLYAPGPFLTYGQINPSYPGMVGQLAAAGALEQVGIMPERVWGNPEDSDVIERVMHFLRAASAAARLKGERYGMFGGRPMGMYTASANGDQWLKEFGVDVEQIDQYELVVRAEKVPKDVTKAAREWLEKLATVKYDGKQLTPEKLEKQIALYEAALSIIKEYELDFVGFKGQPEMTNNYATMDIVEAFLNDPYDWHGSKETIVAATETDMDGALTMEIFKHIAQSPVLFADVRHYFEEENLLDLCNSGTHATYFAGKSMNPEDNLKHVELYPEDFYFPAGGAAVKHFAAPGRVTLARLARQNGEYIMTIVPGEFVKLSEAEEKKLSEKVQIEWPHAYVKLDTDMETFLRYYPCNHTHGVYGDFVEELVQFCDIKGIDYQILAE
- a CDS encoding transaldolase; the encoded protein is MLYIDGICEKSVELVKQPVFAGITTNPTILKRDRPGWGLMDAMKFLSKVPGERHFVQGSLSSTDWIQKVKEFIKKSDFDPEFFIIKLPWDPQKASTIVPQLNDIGVGVCATAVYTLQQYYAAVSMEVEYVAVYFDRMMKASIDPDSRITEMLDIGDWHSNAPRIIAASIKDIESANKLISLGVHDLTLPIEIAAEYIKGSFPADDLNRFEEDFKL
- a CDS encoding carbohydrate kinase, whose amino-acid sequence is MNDRSKQVLCSGEILFDFISREPMKGLEGTTLFEKKPGGAPFNISVGLHRLGVPMEFLAKIGMDEFGSALLDYLKSLGISTGYVIREQGTKTPIAFAALDDEGKPEFRFYWDHAAHLSLKSEEIREIDPLNFSLFHFGAIVLLEEPSASTYLELFERFSSRGVKTSFDPNIRRSAIEDHDSFRTIVREIISRVDILKLSDDDLLYICDSDNLDEALSRLEVRPDTLVFITLGSRGSTVYRGKTSVRREGFKVRVAETTGCGDSFMAAVISRLYNMDDEELRDLTEEDLGSILAFANAEAAIVATRYGGASSMPTESEVNQFLKERGVDR
- a CDS encoding rhamnulokinase, whose protein sequence is MIGFLAIDIGASSGKAFVGKYGRKRLVLEEVHRFSNEPIHVAGSTHWNLISLYRNVLDSIKVASALGIEIRSVGIDTWGVDFGLIDSSGSIQGDPRHYRDMFKDDSMDYAIKKAGKRWIFDRAPTQFQPFNTLYQLISLKRKNSRHLKKADALLPMPSLLTYFLTGEKLTEFTFATTTQIFDPDRNGWSDELMSFFDLPEIMTPIVDPGEIAGELLPSLSKELGIRGMKVILPATHDTASAVSSMDLSDNSMFVSAGTWCLEGVLIDKPSRNDDVIENNLANEGCYGRKYRLLKNLTGLWLVQELLREWRKSDPNLDHYALTKMAQTARSYERKIDVE